In the Topomyia yanbarensis strain Yona2022 chromosome 3, ASM3024719v1, whole genome shotgun sequence genome, one interval contains:
- the LOC131689729 gene encoding uncharacterized protein LOC131689729 — MDVGRDFIHVISRLMSNHYTGLAKSGICACGNGYHDIEHIVWACAEYCSARSQLLDPLWARGRSLNIPVRDILASRDLLYMSLIILRSALFRLPYCNDGLMGLQDNTKYLCRMTQQTRDLQHNITRAMRCVADLHLSRTTKSSGETPTGSRKTARRPHMGTVGKTDRWGRTDTWLF; from the exons atggatgtgggtcgggatttcattcatgtgatatctcggctcatgtccaatcactacactggGCTCGCAAAAAGCGGTATCTGCGCCTGTggtaacggttatcacgatatcgaacatattgtctgggcatgcgccgagtactgttctgccagatctcaactattggatCCCCTTTGGGCTCGAGGAAGATCACTCAATATCCCGgttcgagatatactggcaagccgcgatctgctctatatgtccctc ATCATTCtaagaagtgccctcttccgcctaccgtactgcaacgatggtttgatgggaCTCCAAGACAACACAAaatatctctgtcgaatgacccaacaaacacgagacctacagcacaacatcacacgcgcaatgcGCTGTGTTGCCGAtctgcatctgagccgtactacgaaatcgtctggagaaacccctaccggctcgaggaagaccgcccggcgtccccatatgggaactgtgggtaagacggacaggtggggtaggacggacacatggttattttag